The proteins below are encoded in one region of Nyctibius grandis isolate bNycGra1 chromosome 7, bNycGra1.pri, whole genome shotgun sequence:
- the SLC25A38 gene encoding mitochondrial glycine transporter isoform X2 — MLWKPSPPLLRAQGVEDQVETLVMHPVLKAFVCGSISGTCSTLLFQPLDLLKTRLQTLQPAVHGSGRAGMVTVLFRVVRTESLLGLWKGVSPSFARCIPGVGIYFSTLYMMKQKFLVDRSPTALESVCLGATARAVSGICMLPVTVVKTRYESGRFGYGSVYGALKNIYQTEGARGMFSGLTATLLRDAPFSGIYLMFYTQTKKFTPQDQLDPVLMPLLNFGCGIFAGILASLATQPADVIKTHMQLSPQKYHRTSQAIAFIYKDFGLVGFFRGGVPRALRRTLMAAMAWTVYEQMMEKMGLKS, encoded by the exons ATGCTCTGGAAACCCAGCCCTCCTCTGCTCCGGGCCCAGGGCGTGGAGGACCAAGTGGAAACGCTGGTG atGCATCCGGTCCTAAAGGCCTTCGTGTGTGGCTCCATCAGTGGGACTTGCTCCACACTCCTCTTCCAACCCCTTGACCTGCTGAAAACCCGCCTGCAGACTCTGCAGCCTGCTGTGCATGG GTCTGGTCGTGCTGGGATGGTAACGGTGCTCTTTAGGGTTGTTCGTACTGAGAGTCTTCTGGGGCTCTGGAAAGGTGTCTCTCCA TCCTTTGCAAGATGTATTCCTGGGGTCGGGATTTACTTCAGCACTTTGTACATGATGAAGCAAAAGTTTCTAGTGGACCGTTCCCCCACAGCCCTGGAGTCTGTCTGTCTGGGTGCCACCGCACGTGCAGTGTCTGGGATTTGCATGTTGCCAGTGACTGTAGTGAAGACCCGATATGAG AGTGGAAGATTTGGCTATGGGAGTGTATATGGAGCTCTGAAGAATATCTATCAGACAGAAGGGGCTCGTGGCATGTTCAGTGGGCTCACCGCAACGCTGCTGCGGGACGCACCCTTCTCTGGGATCTACCTGATGTTCtacacacaaaccaaaaaattcACACCTCAGG ACCAGCTGGATCCCGTGCTCATGCCCTTGCTGAATTTTGGCTGTGGGATCTTTGCGGGAATCTTGGCCTCACTGGCAACACAGCCTGCTGATGTCATCAAAACACATATGCAGCTGTCCCCCCAAAAGTACCACAGGACAAGCCAGGCCATTGCCTTCATCTACAAG GACTTCGGGTTGGTCGGCTTTTTCCGAGGTGGTGTGCCCCGTGCCCTCAGGCGGACACTGATGGCAGCAATGGCATGGACGGTGTATGAACAGATGATGGAAAAAATGGGCTTGAAATCTTGA
- the SLC25A38 gene encoding mitochondrial glycine transporter isoform X5, producing the protein MPGRESEMHPVLKAFVCGSISGTCSTLLFQPLDLLKTRLQTLQPAVHGSGRAGMVTVLFRVVRTESLLGLWKGVSPSFARCIPGVGIYFSTLYMMKQKFLVDRSPTALESVCLGATARAVSGICMLPVTVVKTRYESGRFGYGSVYGALKNIYQTEGARGMFSGLTATLLRDAPFSGIYLMFYTQTKKFTPQDQLDPVLMPLLNFGCGIFAGILASLATQPADVIKTHMQLSPQKYHRTSQAIAFIYKDFGLVGFFRGGVPRALRRTLMAAMAWTVYEQMMEKMGLKS; encoded by the exons ATGCCGGGGCGAGAGTCGGAG atGCATCCGGTCCTAAAGGCCTTCGTGTGTGGCTCCATCAGTGGGACTTGCTCCACACTCCTCTTCCAACCCCTTGACCTGCTGAAAACCCGCCTGCAGACTCTGCAGCCTGCTGTGCATGG GTCTGGTCGTGCTGGGATGGTAACGGTGCTCTTTAGGGTTGTTCGTACTGAGAGTCTTCTGGGGCTCTGGAAAGGTGTCTCTCCA TCCTTTGCAAGATGTATTCCTGGGGTCGGGATTTACTTCAGCACTTTGTACATGATGAAGCAAAAGTTTCTAGTGGACCGTTCCCCCACAGCCCTGGAGTCTGTCTGTCTGGGTGCCACCGCACGTGCAGTGTCTGGGATTTGCATGTTGCCAGTGACTGTAGTGAAGACCCGATATGAG AGTGGAAGATTTGGCTATGGGAGTGTATATGGAGCTCTGAAGAATATCTATCAGACAGAAGGGGCTCGTGGCATGTTCAGTGGGCTCACCGCAACGCTGCTGCGGGACGCACCCTTCTCTGGGATCTACCTGATGTTCtacacacaaaccaaaaaattcACACCTCAGG ACCAGCTGGATCCCGTGCTCATGCCCTTGCTGAATTTTGGCTGTGGGATCTTTGCGGGAATCTTGGCCTCACTGGCAACACAGCCTGCTGATGTCATCAAAACACATATGCAGCTGTCCCCCCAAAAGTACCACAGGACAAGCCAGGCCATTGCCTTCATCTACAAG GACTTCGGGTTGGTCGGCTTTTTCCGAGGTGGTGTGCCCCGTGCCCTCAGGCGGACACTGATGGCAGCAATGGCATGGACGGTGTATGAACAGATGATGGAAAAAATGGGCTTGAAATCTTGA